A DNA window from Coffea arabica cultivar ET-39 chromosome 6c, Coffea Arabica ET-39 HiFi, whole genome shotgun sequence contains the following coding sequences:
- the LOC113691787 gene encoding pentatricopeptide repeat-containing protein At2g41720-like, producing MATLPHHSPFLKLSNPPEPNSISQPANATRPRTTRLTIHCKKPKNEEAFKEKQKAHVDYDNGTHRVSVQVSGLRASDLPKRHRLRVATDRFQKDWSISEVVEKIMALDRFEDIEGVLNRWAGRFARKNFPVLIREITQTGSIEHSIQVFSWMKNQKIYCARNDIYNMMIRLHARHNQVDQARGLFFEMQKRRCKPDVETYNALINVHGRIGQWRWAMNIMEDMLRAAIPPSRSTYNNLINACGSTGNWKEALRVCKQMTENGVGPDLVTHNIMLSAYKSGAEYSRALSYFELMKGTNIRPDTTTLNIIIHCQIKLGQYEKAVQLFNSMREKRAECHPDVVTFTTIMHMYSVLGQVENCKAVFNSLLAEGLKPNVVSYNALLGAHASSGMSTEALSIFHEMKQKGLRPDVVSFTSLLNAYGRSQQPQKAREIFEMMKQNHCKPNLVSYNALIDAFGYNGLLSEAVEVLHEMEQNGVQPNVVTISTLLVACGRCCQKVKIESILRAAELRHIKLNTVAYNSAIGSYMNFGDFDKAIILYGSMRKHNVKPDSVTYNVLISGCCKMSKFSNALEFLNEMLDLKVPLSQEVYSSAICAYSKQGQLAGAESMFSMMKMAGFHPDVVTYTAMLHAYSVGDDWEKAFAIFQEMELHGVQPDSIACSTLMRAFNRGCQPGKVLLAADFMKEKKIPLSDAIFSEIISACTILRDWRRTTEIIKMMETSLAVISVGTLNQLLHAIGKSGKIETMMKLFYKMVALGSEVNFSTYSILLKNLLASGNWRKYVEVLQWMEDGGIQPSMKMYHDILSFAQKSAGIQYGATIQECVESMKRRSKVEASLEKPRESSSQAQALVGGVNIL from the exons ATGGCAACATTACCCCATCACTCCCCCTTCCTGAAGCTCTCCAACCCACCCGAACCAAACTCCATCTCCCAACCCGCAAATGCAACCCGTCCAAGAACAACCCGGTTAACAATTCATTGCAAAAAACCCAAGAACGAGGAAGCATTCAAGGAGAAGCAGAAAGCCCACGTGGACTACGACAATGGGACCCATCGTGTCTCTGTACAAGTCAGCGGGCTCCGGGCATCCGACTTGCCGAAGCGGCACCGTTTACGGGTCGCAACCGACCGGTTCCAGAAGGACTGGTCCATCTCAGAGGTTGTGGAGAAGATAATGGCGCTCGACCGGTTTGAGGATATTGAAGGCGTCTTGAACCGCTGGGCTGGCCGGTTTGCCCGCAAGAATTTCCCGGTTCTTATCAGG GAAATAACTCAAACAGGTTCAATTGAACATAGCATTCAAGTGTTTTCTTGGATGAAGAATCAGAAGATATATTGTGCAAGAAATGATATCTATAATATGATGATAAGATTACATGCTAGGCATAATCAAGTGGATCAAGCACGTGGCTTGTTCTTCGAGATGCAAAAGCGGAG ATGCAAGCCGGATGTTGAAACCTATAATGCACTCATTAATGTGCATGGTCGAATTGGTCAGTGGCGCTGGGCAATGAATATCATGGAAGACATGCTTCGTGCAGCT ATTCCACCAAGTAGGTCAACTTACAACAACTTGATCAATGCATGTGGATCTACTGGTAATTGGAAAGAAGCTCTTAGAGTTTGCAAGCAAATGACCGAAAATGGTGTGGGGCCTGATCTGGTGACCCACAATATAATGCTATCTGCATATAAAAGTGGGGCTGAATATTCTAGAGCATTATCCTACTTTGAACTGATGAAAGGAACAAATATTCGTCCTGACACTACTACCCTTAATATTATTATACATTGCCAGATAAAGCTTGGTCAATATGAGAAAGCTGTTCAACTTTTTAATtcaatgagagagaaaagagcaGAATGTCACCCTGATGTTGTAACATTTACTACTATCATGCATATGTATTCGGTTTTGGGCCAGGTTGAAAACTGCAAAGCTGTTTTTAACTCGCTGCTGGCAGAAGGTTTGAAGCCTAATGTTGTTTCATATAATGCATTACTTGGTGCACATGCTTCATCTGGGATGAGTACAGAGGCCTTATCAATTTTTCATGAGATGAAACAGAAGGGACTCAGGCCAGATGTTGTCTCTTTTACATCTTTGCTCAATGCTTATGGAAGGTCACAGCAACCACAGAAGGCCAGGGAAATATTTGAGATGATGAAACAGAACCATTGCAAACCAAATCTAGTGAGCTATAATGCTCTCATTGATGCCTTTGGTTATAATGGGCTTTTATCTGAAGCTGTTGAAGTGTTGCATGAAATGGAGCAGAATGGCGTCCAACCTAACGTTGTTACAATTAGTACCTTGTTGGTGGCCTGTGGCAGGTGTTGTCAAAAAGTGAAGATTGAATCCATATTGCGAGCTGCTGAGTTGCGGCACATTAAATTGAACACAGTTGCATATAATTCTGCGATTGGAAGTTACATGAATTTTGGGGACTTTGATAAAGCAATAATTTTATATGGGTCGATGAGGAAACATAATGTTAAACCCGATTCTGTCACTTACAATGTGTTGATAAGTGGTTGCTGTAAGATGTCAAAGTTCTCTAATGCACTTGAATTTCTCAATGAAATGTTGGACCTCAAAGTTCCATTATCCCAAGAGGTGTATTCATCTGCTATATGTGCCTATAGTAAACAG ggTCAACTTGCTGGAGCAGAATCAATGTTTTCCATGATGAAGATGGCTGGTTTTCATCCCGATGTTGTCACATATACTGCTATGCTACATGCATATAGTGTTGGTG ATGATTGGGAGAAAGCTTTTGCAATATTTCAAGAAATGGAATTGCATGGTGTCCAGCCAGATTCTATAGCTTGTTCAACTCTTATGAGAGCTTTTAATAGAGGATGCCAACCAGGAAAAGTTCTGCTTGCTGCAGAttttatgaaagaaaagaagatcCCCTTGTCAGATGCTATTTTCTCCGAAATTATCTCAGCATGTACCAT CTTGCGAGATTGGAGAAGAACTACTGAAATTATAAAAATGATGGAGACTTCATTAGCTGTTATCTCTGTTGGAACTCTTAATCAACTTTTGCATGCTATCGGGAAATCTGGGAAGATTGAAACCATGATGAAG TTATTCTACAAGATGGTGGCATTAGGTAGTGAAGTCAACTTCTCAACGTATTCAATTCTCTTAAAGAATCTTTTGGCTTCTGGAAATTGGAGGAAATATGTGGAG GTTCTGCAATGGATGGAGGATGGAGGAATTCAGCCTTCAATGAAAATGTACCATGACATACTATCCTTTGCTCAAAAAAGCGCTGGAATTCAGTATGGAGCTACCATACAAGAGTGTGTTG AATCCATGAAGAGGAGAAGTAAAGTTGAAGCATCGCTGGAAAAGCCAAGAGAATCCTCCTCGCAAGCCCAAGCATTGGTAGGTGGAGTAAATATTTTATAG
- the LOC113694264 gene encoding pentatricopeptide repeat-containing protein At1g79540-like yields the protein MLRKTTSDVISRSYSYNLHRRRASFSSSSCKLAVTNEVLNIIEQISPMEPALEKVVPFITREVVASVIEEKKKNLELGFRFFIWAMKNKRLRSRASHSLIVDMLVGDNCSGKSGHLDGFELYWRIFDEVRKRLGPMDSAALVVLISAYWKIKNAEKAVETFGKMREFDCTPDLFVYNTTLHVVVKKDVILLALALYNMMLKSNCRPNRSTFNILIHGLCKSGKTQDALHLFDEMRDLGLLPSKITYTVILSGLCQAKRTDDAHRLFNLMKTSGCLPDNVTYNALLNGFCKLGRVDEAFALLKSFTKDGYAVKLPGYSCLVDGLIRARRIDEAHELFQKLFEIPVIPDRVLYTTMMRGLSQAGRLKDALNLLKDMTQRGVVPDTQCYNTLIKGFCDIGLLDQARSLQLEISRNDLFPDTCTYTVLICALCENGMVREAQNIFDEMEKIGCFPSVVTFNALIHGLCMSGQLEKAHLMFYRMEIGKNPSLFLRLSQGADRVLDSASLQTMVEKLCDSGLILKAYKLLMQLADSGVVPNVITYNILINGLCKGGNLNGAFKLFEELQLKGHSPDKITYGTLIDGLQRAGREEDAFKLFEQMSNNGCTPGPEVYKSLMTWACRNMKTSLASSIWLKYMKAVGGEANEKIGSIEKHFEEGNLEMAVKGILEIDFQSVTFDSAPYNIWLIGLCQARRTEEALKVFSILEELSINISAPGCVMLIQSVCTDGKLDQAISIFLYTLEKGIRLMPRICNNLLTMLLHSQEKAEDAFYLLKEMKSMGYNLDSYLYKNTKSLLIHHRYRKVRKLESVSHG from the coding sequence ATGTTAAGAAAGACGACTTCCGATGTGATTTCCCGTTCTTATTCGTATAACCTTCACCGTCGCCGGGcatcattttcttcatcttcttgcAAATTGGCGGTCACCAATGAGGTTCTCAATATCATTGAGCAAATTAGCCCAATGGAGCCAGCTCTTGAGAAGGTAGTCCCTTTTATAACTCGTGAAGTGGTAGCTTCTGttattgaagaaaaaaagaaaaaccttgAATTGGGATTTAGATTTTTTATCTGGGCTATGAAGAACAAGCGTCTTCGCAGTCGGGCTTCACATAGTTTAATAGTTGACATGCTTGTTGGGGATAATTGTAGTGGTAAAAGTGGTCATCTTGATGGGTTTGAGTTATATTGGAGGATTTTTGACGAGGTTAGGAAACGGTTGGGTCCTATGGATTCAGCTGCATTGGTCGTATTGATTTCGGCGTATTGGAAGATTAAAAATGCTGAAAAGGCCGTGGAAACATTCGGGAAAATGAGAGAGTTCGATTGTACACCggatttatttgtttataaCACAACATTGCATGTTGTAGTTAAGAAAGATGTCATTTTGTTAGCGTTGGCACTGTATAATATGATGTTGAAATCAAATTGTAGGCCTAATCGCTCGACTTTTAACATTTTGATCCATGGGTTGTGCAAGAGTGGGAAGACTCAGGATGCGTTGCatctgtttgatgaaatgcgtGATCTAGGATTGTTGCCTAGTAAGATTACCTACACTGTGATTCTCTCGGGTTTGTGTCAGGCGAAGAGGACTGATGATGCACATAGGCTGTTTAATTTGATGAAGACTAGTGGTTGTTTGCCGGATAATGTCACTTATAATGCTTTGCTTAATGGGTTTTGTAAGTTAGGCAGGGTTGATGAGGCATTTGCCCTGTTGAAGTCTTTTACAAAAGATGGCTATGCCGTTAAACTACCAGGCTACAGTTGTTTGGTTGATGGCTTGATTAGAGCCCGTAGGATTGATGAAGCACACGAACTCTTTCAGAAACTTTTTGAGATTCCTGTGATACCTGATCGAGTATTATATACGACTATGATGCGTGGGCTATCGCAAGCTGGAAGGTTAAAGGATGCTTTGAATCTGTTGAAGGACATGACACAAAGGGGTGTTGTACCAGATACTCAATGTTACAATACTTTAATTAAGGGGTTCTGTGACATAGGTCTGTTAGATCAAGCGCGGTCTCTTCAGCTAGAAATTTCAAGGAATGATCTCTTCCCTGATACATGCacttatactgttttaatttgtGCTTTGTGTGAGAATGGCATGGTTCGAGAGGCGCAGAATATTTTTGATGAGATGGAGAAGATTGGCTGCTTTCCCTCTGTTGTAACCTTTAATGCTCTTATTCATGGTTTATGTATGTCTGGTCAGCTTGAGAAAGCTCACCTTATGTTCTACAGGATGGAGATAGGAAAAAATCCTTCATTATTTCTAAGGCTTTCTCAGGGTGCAGATAGAGTCCTTGATAGTGCAAGCCTCCAAACAATGGTGGAGAAATTGTGCGACTCTGGGCTGATATTAAAAGCTTACAAGCTTCTCATGCAGCTGGCTGATAGTGGGGTTGTACCAAATGTCATAACATACAACATTTTGATAAATGGCTTATGCAAAGGTGGCAATTTGAATGGTGCTTTCAAACTTTTTGAggagctccaactcaaggggcATTCTCCCGATAAAATCACATATGGAACTCTAATAGATGGGCTTCAGAGGGCTGGTCGTGAAGAGGATGCATTTAAGCTCTTTGAACAGATGAGTAATAATGGATGCACGCCTGGCCCAGAGGTTTACAAGTCACTTATGACTTGGGCTTGCAGAAATATGAAGACATCCCTGGCTTCTAGCATTTGGTTGAAATATATGAAGGCTGTTGGTGGTGAGGCAAATGAAAAAATTGGGTCCATTGAAAAACATTTTGAGGAGGGAAACTTGGAAATGGCTGTTAAAGGGATACTTGAAATTGATTTTCAGTCAGTAACTTTTGATTCTGCACCTTATAATATTTGGCTCATTGGTCTGTGTCAGGCACGAAGAACAGAGGAGGCTTTAAAGGTTTTCTCCATCCTTGAGGAGCTTTCTATAAATATATCTGCTCCTGGTTGTGTGATGTTAATCCAGAGTGTTTGCACTGATGGAAAGCTGGATCAGGCAATTAGCATTTTCCTGTACACTCTGGAGAAAGGCATCCGATTGATGCCACGAATCTGCAACAATCTACTAACTATGTTACTTCATTCTCAAGAGAAGGCGGAGGATGCATTTTATCTCTTAAAAGAAATGAAGTCCATGGGATACAATTTAGATTCCTATCTTTACAAAAATACTAAATCCCTTTTAATTCATCATAGATATAGAAAAGTAAGAAAACTGGAAAGTGTGTCACATGGGTAA